One stretch of Thalassophryne amazonica chromosome 17, fThaAma1.1, whole genome shotgun sequence DNA includes these proteins:
- the LOC117528904 gene encoding histone H2B-like, producing MPEPAKSAPKKGSKKTVTKTAGKGGKKRKRSRKESYAIYVYKVLKQVHPDTGVSSKAMSIMNSFVNDIFERIAVEASRLVHYNKRSTITSREIQTAVRLLLPGELAKHAVSEGTKAVTKYTSSK from the coding sequence ATGCCTGAACCAGCGAAGTCAGCGCCCAAGAAAGGCTCCAAGAAAACGGTAACCAAAACCGCCGGTAAAGGAGGCAAGAAGAGAAAGAGGAGCAGGAAGGAGAGTTACGCCATCTATGTGTATAAAGTACTAAAACAGGTCCATCCCGACACGGGCGTTTCTTCCAAGGCCATGAGCATCATGAACTCGTTCGTCAACGACATCTTTGAGCGCATTGCTGTCGAGGCGTCCCGTCTGGTTCACTACAACAAGCGCTCCACCATCACATCCAGGGAGATTCAGACCGCCGTGCGCCTCCTGTTGCCCGGTGAACTGGCCAAGCACGCCGTGTCCGAGGGCACCAAGGCTGTGACCAAGTACACCAGCTCCAAGTGA